The nucleotide sequence ACATCCAGGGCATCTCGAAGCAGGGCGGGACGATCCTAGGCACGAGCCGCACCAACCCGTTCGAGGGCGAGAAGGGCGGGGTCGACAACATCGCCGCCATGATGGAGCGCCGCGGAATCGACGCGATCGTCGCGATCGGCGGCGAGGGGACCCTGGCGGCCGCGAAGCGCCTCACCGACGCCGGCCTCAAGATCGTCGGAGTGCCGAAGACGGTCGACAACGACCTCGGCGCGACCGACTACACCTTCGGCTTCGACACGGCCGTCCAGATCGCCGTCGACGCGATGGACCGCCTGCGCACCACCGGCGAGTCGCACAGCCGCTGCATGGTCGCCGAGGTCATGGGGCGCCACGTCGGCTGGATCGCCCTGCACTCGGGCATGGCCGCCGGCGCACACGCGATCCTGATCCCCGAGCAGGCCACGAGCATCGAGCAGCTCGCCGAGTGGGTGAAGTCGGCCTACGACCGCGGCCGCGCGCCGCTGGTCGTCGTCGCGGAGGGCTTCGTACCCGACCACGAGAACGACGCGCACTCCGAGCGGGGCCTCGACGCGTTCGGCCGCCCGCGCCTCGGCGGCATCGGCGAGCGGCTCGCGCCCATGATCGAGGAGGCCACGGGCATCGAGACCCGCGCCACGACCCTCGGCCACATCCAGCGCGGCGGCACCCCCTCGGCCTACGACCGCGTTCTCGCGACGCGTCTCGGCATGGCGGCGAGCGACTCGGTGAACGAGGGCCGGTGGGGTCGCATGGTCGCCCTCCGCGGCACCGACATCGTGCACGTGTCGTTCGAGGAGGCCCTCGGATCGCTGAAAGTCGTGCCGCAGGAGCGCTACGACGAGGCCGCGATCCTGTTCGGCTGACACCGCGGAGCCTGCTCGGCTGACACTGCGGAGCCTGCCCGGCTGACACCGCGGCCGATTCGGCTGGCGCCGCGGAGTAGCGTCGACCCCATGACGCGAGCGATCGTCCTTCCCGAAGACGGTGATTCGGCTCTGACGGAGGTCGACGACGCCTTCCTCCGCGCCGGCCGCGACGACGGCGTCGTCGTCGACGTCGAGTGGTCGAGCCTCAACTACAAAGACGGCATGGCCCTGCGCGGCGACCCCGGCGTCGCCCGCACCCGGCCGCTGATCCCGGGCATCGACCTCGTCGGCACGGTCGTCGAGGGCGACTCGGCGCGCCGCTTCGAGCCGGGCGACAGCGTGGTTCTCAACGGCGCGGGCATCGGCGAGACGCGGCACGGCGGGTACTCCGAGCGCGCGGTCGTCGACGCGGCCTCGCTCGTGCACCTGCCCGAGCAGATCACGCCTCGGCGAGCGGCCGCGATCGGCACCGCCGGGTTCACCGCGATGCTGAGCGTGCTGCGGCTCGAGCGCGACGTGAAGCCCGGCGACGGCGAGATCCTGGTCACAGGATCAGCAGGCGGCGTCGGCTCCATCGCCCTCGCCCTGCTCTCACACCTCGGCTACACCGCGGTGGCCTCCACGGGCAGACCCGAGCAGGGCGACTACCTCCGCTCCCTCGGGGCGTCGGCGATCATCGACCGCGAGGAGCTCTCGGCGCCCGGCCGCCCCCTGCAGAAGACCCGCTGGGCCGGCGCCGTCGACTCGGTGGGCGGGCAGACCCTCGCCACGGTCCTCGCGCAGACGGCGTGGGGCGGCACGGTGACGGCGTGCGGGCTGGCCGGCGGGTCGGACCTCCCGACGACGGTGCTCCCGTTCATCCTGCGGGCCGTGAACCTGGCCGGGATCAACTCGGTCGACGCCCCGCGAGCACTGCGCGAGGAGGCGTGGGGTCGCCTGGCCGTCGACCTCGATCTGGACCTGCTCGACTCGCTCACGACCGAGGTGGGCCTCGCGGACGTCGTCGGCCTCGCCGGCGAGATCACCGCCGGTCGGGTGCGGGGGCGCACGGTCGTGCGCGTGCGCGAGTGACGGCGCCGACCGACACGGCCCCGGGGTCGCTGGGAGCGGCGTGGCGCGGGTGGACACACCGGCCTGACGTATTCTAAAGTCTTGGATACCGATACATTCATCTGCATGGAAGACGCGGCATGCCCGTGACCGCCCTTCCAGGAGCGAATCGACGAGTCAACAGCAGGGAGTCCCATGCCAGTCCCCGTACCCAACCCTGAGACCCAGGAGCCGCGCCGGCTCCTCCGCGACGTCGTCTACGAGAAGATGTTCGAGGCGATCATCGACGGCACCCTCGAGCTGGGCGAGCGTCTCAACGACGACGAGCTCGTCCGCTGGCTCGGCGTCTCGCGGACGCCCGTCCGCGAGGCCATCGCGCGTCTCGCCGAGTACGGCCTGGTCGACATCGAGGCGAACCGGTACACGCGCGTCGTCGCGCCGTCGTACGCCGAGTTCCTCGACACCGTGCACACCGGCTACGAGCTCTGGTCGATGTTCGTCCGCACCGGCGTGCCCGCGCTGAACGAGGCCGACCGAGCCTTCGTCGCCGACGTCTTCGACAAGCGCGCCGCCGTCATGGACAAGGAGGGCCGCGAGGACATCTTCGCGCTCTCCGAGGCGAACAACCGCCTCCTCGCGGCCTCGGGCAGCCCGATCATGACCCGCGTCTGGGCGATCACCGGCCCGATCGTTGCGCTCCTCTTTCAGCGCACCGGCGCCGTCGGCATCTTCCCGTGGAAGGAGGGCGCGAGCTTCTCCCGCGACCTCCGCGACGCGATCAAGAAGGGCGACGGCGAGAAGGCCGGCGACCTCGTCGCGGCCCAGCCGGCTCGCTTCGGCGCCTACCTCGACGCGGTCAAGGAGTCGGGGATCTTCCCGGCCTGACCCTGACCGGGCGGCTCTCGCTGATCCTGCGTCCGCCGCCCGGCCCCGTCGCGCCCTCGCGCGGCCGCCCCGTTCCCCGCACACCCACCCGAATCACCAGGAAGCACCCGATGCCCGTTCCCGTTCCGAAGTCCGAATCCCCCGCTCCCCGTCGCCTCCTCCGCGACGTCGTCTTCGACAAGATGCTCGCCGCGATCGCCGACGGCACCCTCGAGCTCGGCGAACGCCTGAACGACGACGAGCTGGTGCGCTGGCTCGGAGTGTCGCGCACGCCGGTGCGCGAGGCGATCGCCAAGCTCGCGGACTTCGGGCTGGTCGACATCGAGGCGAACCGCTACACGCGCATCATCTCGCCGTCGCTCGAGGACTTCGCCGACACCACCGCGACCGCCTTCGACGTCTGGGCCGTCGTGACGCGCCGCGGCATCCCGCTGCTCTCGGCAGCCGAGGCGAACGAGGTCACGTCTCTGATCAGCACCGTCAAGCGCAGCTCGTCGGGCGAGATCCGCACGGACGCCATCGCGAACTTCGGCACCGCCATGAAGATCATCGCCGCCGCTTCCTCCTCGCCCAGCGTGCTGCGCCTGCTGGAGACCGTCAGCGACCGCGCGACCCTCCTCATCGGCCTGGCGACGCGCCAGGTCTCGTTCGGCGTGGCCCCCGCCCTCCTGCAGGGCCTCTCGGACGCCGTGGCCGCCCGCGACGGCAAGGCCGCGGCCGAGGTGCTCCTCTCGACGCACGACACCGTGGGCGACTACGTCGCCGCGGTCGGCGCCGCGGGCGTGTTCCCCGAGAAGCGCGCGCTCTGACCGGCCCCGGGGCCGACGCCGTCCTCGAGCTGGACGACGTCCGCGTCACGCGCGCCGGGCGGGACCTCCTGCAGCACATCGACCTGACCGTCCGCGCGGGCGAGCACTGGGCGCTGATCGGCCCGAACGGCGCCGGCAAGACCACGATGCTCACGATGTGCGGAGCGCTCGGCCATCCCACCTCGGGCACGGTCACCGTGCTCGGCAAGCGCCTGGGCCGCGTCGAGCTTCGCGAGCTGCGCACGCACATCGGCCACGTCGACCCGCGCCACCGCATGCTCGGCGACAACACTGTGCTCGAGGTGATCCTCACCGGCCTCACCGGCTCGAGCGATCCGCTCCCCCGCTGGGAGGCGTCCCCGACCGAGGTCATCAGGGCGCAGGAGCTGGCGGAGTCCGTCCGCCTCGAAGCCCGCCTGGCCTCGCGCTGGTCCACGCTGAGCCAGGGCGAGCGCGGCCGGGCTCTCATCGCCCGGGCGCTGATCGCGGATCCTGCCCTCCTGCTCCTCGACGAGCCGGCGACGGGCCTGGACGTCGCTGCCCGCGAGCACCTGCTCGAGACCGTCGACGCCCTGCGGGTGGCGCACCCCGAGGTCGCCTCGGTGACGGTGACGCATCACCTCGAGGACCTGCCGGCGTCGACCAGCCACGCGATGCTGCTGCGCGACGGGCGCATCGCCGCGACGGGCGGCGCCGACGACGTGCTCACGAGCGAGAACGTGTCGGCGGCGTTCGACTTCCCGCTGGCGATCACCCGCCACGAGGGCCGCTGGCTCGCGCGTCGCGCCTGACGGCTAGGCGGGGGCGACGGCCGAGGCAGCGGCGCGCGCGGCGGCGGGCAGGGCCTGCAGGATCCGCGACACCGCCGCGTCGTCATGTGCGGCCGTCACGAACCACGCCTCGAACACCGACGGCGGCAGGTTGACGCCCTGGTCGAGCATCGAGTGGAAGAACGGCGCGTAGCGCCACCCCTCCTGTGCGCGGACGTCGTCGTAGTTCCGCGGGGTCTCGCCGGTGAACGCGAACGAGAAGAGGTTGCCGGCCCGCTGGACGCTGTGCGCGACGCCCTCGGCCGACAGCGCCGCGGACGTCTCGCGGGCGAGGACGTCGGCGACCTCGTCGAGACGGCGGTACACCGAAGCGTCGGCGAGGCGCAGCGTGGCGATGCCGGCGGCGACCGCGACCGGGTTGCCGCTCAGCGTGCCCGCCTGGTAGACCGGCCCGAGCGGCGCGAGGTAGTCCATGATCTCGGCCCGGCCGCCGAGCGCGGCGAGCGGCATGCCGCCGCCGATGACCTTGCCGAAGGTGATGAGGTCGGGCTCCCAACCGGCGCCGTCGGGCACCACGCGCGACGCCTCGAGGCCCCACCAGCCGGCGCTGCCGACCCGGAAGCCGGTGAGCACCTCGTCGACGATCAGGAGCGCGCCGTGTCGCCGGGTGATCTCCGAGAGCGCCCGGTTGAAGCCGCGGTCGGGAGCCATCACGCCCATGTTGGCGGCAGCCGCCTCGACGATCACCCCGGCGATGCGCTCAGAGTGCTCGTCGAACGCGGCACGGACGGCGTCGAGGTCGTTGTACGGCAGGACGAGGGTCTGCGAGGCGGTCTCGACCGTGATGCCGGCGGAGCCCGGGAGCGCCAGCGTCGCCACACCCGACCCCGCCTCGGCCAGGAGCGAGTCGGAGTGGCCGTGGTAGTGCCCGGCGAACTTCACGAGCAGGTCCCGGCCGGTGTAGCCGCGGGCGAGGCGGATCGCGGTCATGGTCGCCTCGGTGCCCGTCGACACCATCCGGATCTTGCCGATCGGCTTCTGATCGCCCACGCTCACTCGCTCGCGCACGATCTCGGCCAGCTCGGTCTCGCCGGGCGTGGACGCGCCGAACGACAGCCCGTGGCCGGCCGCCTCGCGCACCGCCTCGACGACCGCGGGGTGCGCATGGCCCAGGATCGCCGGACCCCACGAAGCGACGAGGTCGACGTACTCGCGGCCCTCGGCATCGGTGACGTACGCACTGTGCGCGTCGACGAGGAAGCGCGGGGTGCCGCCGACCGAGCCGTAGGCGCGCACCGGCGAGTTGACCCCGCCCGGGATCGAGGCCTTGGCGCGCGAGAAGGCGAGGTCGTTGGCGGTCTGGTTCGTCATGATCCTGCTGTCTGTGTCGGTGTGTGTCTGTCTGCGCGAGCCGCCCGGGCCGGGCCGCCCCGGGCTAGAGGAGGGCGCGCGACGGGTCGCCGAGACCGCGCAGGCGCTCCGCGAGGTCGGTGGCGAAGTAGGTGAGGATGCCCTCGGCACCCGCGCGCTTGATGCCGAGCACGCTCTCGTACGACGCGGCGTCGAGGTCGATCCAGCCGTTCGCGGCGGCGGCCTGCATCATCGAGTACTCGCCCGAGATCTGGTACGCCCACACCGGCACGTCACTGATTGCAGCGGTGTCGGCCAGCACGTCGAGGTAGCTCATCGCCGGCTTCACCATCACGATGTCGGCACCCTCGTCGAGGTCGAGCTGAACCTCGCGCCCGCCCTCGCGGCGGTTGGCGGAGTCCATCTGGTAGGTGCGGCGGTCACCCTGGAGCGACGACTGCACGGCCTCCCTGAACGGGCCGTAGAAGGCGCTGGCGTACTTCGCGGCATAGGCCAGGATCGCGCGATCGCCGAACCCGGCGGTGTCGAGGGCGTCGCGAATGGCGGCCACCTGACCGTCCATCATGCCGCTCGGCGCGACCAGCTCGGCTCCGGCGTCGGCGTGCTGCACGGCCATCTCGCGGTAGCGCTCGAGGGTCGCGTCGTTGTCGACGACGCCGTTCGCGTCGAGCACGCCGCAGTGGCCGTGGTCGGTGAACTCGTCGAGGCAGACGTCGGTCTGGACCACCATGACGTCGCCGACCTCGGCAGCGGCCACGCGCGTGGCGCGGTTGAGGATGCCGTCGGGGTCGGTGGCGCCGGAGCCCCGGGCGTCCTTCTTCTCGTCCAGCGGCACGCCGAACAGCATGACGCCGCCGACGCCCGCGGCCGCCGCGCGCTGCAGGGCCGGCTTCATGCTGTCGAGCGA is from Frondihabitans australicus and encodes:
- a CDS encoding MDR family oxidoreductase, whose translation is MTRAIVLPEDGDSALTEVDDAFLRAGRDDGVVVDVEWSSLNYKDGMALRGDPGVARTRPLIPGIDLVGTVVEGDSARRFEPGDSVVLNGAGIGETRHGGYSERAVVDAASLVHLPEQITPRRAAAIGTAGFTAMLSVLRLERDVKPGDGEILVTGSAGGVGSIALALLSHLGYTAVASTGRPEQGDYLRSLGASAIIDREELSAPGRPLQKTRWAGAVDSVGGQTLATVLAQTAWGGTVTACGLAGGSDLPTTVLPFILRAVNLAGINSVDAPRALREEAWGRLAVDLDLDLLDSLTTEVGLADVVGLAGEITAGRVRGRTVVRVRE
- the hemL gene encoding glutamate-1-semialdehyde 2,1-aminomutase, with translation MTNQTANDLAFSRAKASIPGGVNSPVRAYGSVGGTPRFLVDAHSAYVTDAEGREYVDLVASWGPAILGHAHPAVVEAVREAAGHGLSFGASTPGETELAEIVRERVSVGDQKPIGKIRMVSTGTEATMTAIRLARGYTGRDLLVKFAGHYHGHSDSLLAEAGSGVATLALPGSAGITVETASQTLVLPYNDLDAVRAAFDEHSERIAGVIVEAAAANMGVMAPDRGFNRALSEITRRHGALLIVDEVLTGFRVGSAGWWGLEASRVVPDGAGWEPDLITFGKVIGGGMPLAALGGRAEIMDYLAPLGPVYQAGTLSGNPVAVAAGIATLRLADASVYRRLDEVADVLARETSAALSAEGVAHSVQRAGNLFSFAFTGETPRNYDDVRAQEGWRYAPFFHSMLDQGVNLPPSVFEAWFVTAAHDDAAVSRILQALPAAARAAASAVAPA
- a CDS encoding ABC transporter ATP-binding protein, yielding MQHIDLTVRAGEHWALIGPNGAGKTTMLTMCGALGHPTSGTVTVLGKRLGRVELRELRTHIGHVDPRHRMLGDNTVLEVILTGLTGSSDPLPRWEASPTEVIRAQELAESVRLEARLASRWSTLSQGERGRALIARALIADPALLLLDEPATGLDVAAREHLLETVDALRVAHPEVASVTVTHHLEDLPASTSHAMLLRDGRIAATGGADDVLTSENVSAAFDFPLAITRHEGRWLARRA
- the hemB gene encoding porphobilinogen synthase, producing the protein MSSFPAVRGRRLRATPALRRLVAETRLHPADLILPMFVREGIDADVPIASMPGVAHHSLDSMKPALQRAAAAGVGGVMLFGVPLDEKKDARGSGATDPDGILNRATRVAAAEVGDVMVVQTDVCLDEFTDHGHCGVLDANGVVDNDATLERYREMAVQHADAGAELVAPSGMMDGQVAAIRDALDTAGFGDRAILAYAAKYASAFYGPFREAVQSSLQGDRRTYQMDSANRREGGREVQLDLDEGADIVMVKPAMSYLDVLADTAAISDVPVWAYQISGEYSMMQAAAANGWIDLDAASYESVLGIKRAGAEGILTYFATDLAERLRGLGDPSRALL
- a CDS encoding GntR family transcriptional regulator: MPVPVPKSESPAPRRLLRDVVFDKMLAAIADGTLELGERLNDDELVRWLGVSRTPVREAIAKLADFGLVDIEANRYTRIISPSLEDFADTTATAFDVWAVVTRRGIPLLSAAEANEVTSLISTVKRSSSGEIRTDAIANFGTAMKIIAAASSSPSVLRLLETVSDRATLLIGLATRQVSFGVAPALLQGLSDAVAARDGKAAAEVLLSTHDTVGDYVAAVGAAGVFPEKRAL
- a CDS encoding 6-phosphofructokinase, which encodes MRIGILTSGGDCPGLNAVIRGAVLKGIQINGQEFVGFRDGWRGVVEDDLVPLGRKDIQGISKQGGTILGTSRTNPFEGEKGGVDNIAAMMERRGIDAIVAIGGEGTLAAAKRLTDAGLKIVGVPKTVDNDLGATDYTFGFDTAVQIAVDAMDRLRTTGESHSRCMVAEVMGRHVGWIALHSGMAAGAHAILIPEQATSIEQLAEWVKSAYDRGRAPLVVVAEGFVPDHENDAHSERGLDAFGRPRLGGIGERLAPMIEEATGIETRATTLGHIQRGGTPSAYDRVLATRLGMAASDSVNEGRWGRMVALRGTDIVHVSFEEALGSLKVVPQERYDEAAILFG
- a CDS encoding GntR family transcriptional regulator, producing MPVPVPNPETQEPRRLLRDVVYEKMFEAIIDGTLELGERLNDDELVRWLGVSRTPVREAIARLAEYGLVDIEANRYTRVVAPSYAEFLDTVHTGYELWSMFVRTGVPALNEADRAFVADVFDKRAAVMDKEGREDIFALSEANNRLLAASGSPIMTRVWAITGPIVALLFQRTGAVGIFPWKEGASFSRDLRDAIKKGDGEKAGDLVAAQPARFGAYLDAVKESGIFPA